In a single window of the Burkholderia contaminans genome:
- a CDS encoding ABC transporter permease, with translation MNRILIGLIGRRIAVTALTLLIVSAIIFTITNLLPGDAAQAALGQSATPETVAALRQQFGLDMPAHVRYLHWLTGLLHGDFGRSFSGDMPVSELIGTRLPKSLALAAITTAVSVPIALLLGILAAVKRESAVDRVISLGTLSLVATPEFLIATVAVLVFAVKLRWLSALSYGGPIESLHDFLRAYAMPVLTLCAVVIAQMARMTRAAVIEQLSASYVEMAVLKGASPARVVLRHALPNAIGPIANAIALSLSYLLGGVIVVETIFNYPGLASLMVDAVSNRDFPLVQACTLIFCVAYLTLVLFADLCSIVSNPRLRT, from the coding sequence ATGAACCGAATTCTCATCGGCCTGATCGGCCGGCGCATCGCGGTCACCGCGCTGACGCTGCTGATCGTGTCCGCGATCATCTTCACGATCACGAACCTGCTGCCGGGCGACGCCGCGCAGGCCGCGCTCGGCCAGTCGGCGACGCCGGAGACGGTCGCCGCGCTGCGCCAGCAGTTCGGCCTCGACATGCCGGCGCACGTGCGTTACCTGCACTGGCTCACCGGGCTGCTGCACGGCGATTTCGGCCGCTCGTTTTCCGGCGACATGCCGGTGTCGGAGCTGATCGGCACACGCCTGCCGAAGTCGCTCGCGCTCGCGGCGATCACGACCGCCGTGTCGGTGCCGATCGCGCTGCTGCTCGGCATCCTCGCGGCCGTCAAGCGCGAGTCGGCGGTCGATCGCGTGATCAGCCTCGGCACGCTGTCGCTCGTCGCGACGCCGGAGTTCCTGATCGCGACGGTCGCCGTGCTCGTGTTCGCGGTGAAGCTGCGCTGGCTGTCCGCACTGTCGTACGGCGGCCCGATCGAAAGCCTGCACGACTTCCTGCGTGCGTACGCGATGCCGGTGCTGACGCTGTGCGCGGTCGTGATCGCGCAGATGGCACGCATGACGCGCGCCGCGGTGATCGAGCAGTTGAGCGCGTCGTATGTCGAGATGGCTGTGCTCAAGGGCGCGAGCCCCGCACGCGTCGTACTGCGCCATGCGTTGCCGAACGCGATCGGCCCGATCGCCAATGCGATCGCGCTGAGCCTGTCGTATCTGCTCGGCGGCGTGATCGTCGTCGAGACGATCTTCAACTATCCGGGCCTGGCGAGCCTGATGGTCGACGCCGTCAGCAACCGCGATTTCCCGCTGGTCCAGGCGTGCACGCTGATCTTCTGCGTCGCGTACCTGACGCTCGTGCTGTTCGCCGACCTGTGCTCGATCGTGTCGAACCCGCGACTGCGAACCTGA
- a CDS encoding ABC transporter substrate-binding protein, which translates to MSDDIDNGGKGGITRRDMMKVMAAGGMMAAGAGGLLMTPGAAFAAPAPKRGGKIRVANEAGSTADTLDPAKGSTGADYTRFFMFYSGLTQLDASLTPQMNLAESLQTTDAKTWIIKLRKGVTFHDGKPVGPADVVFSLMRHKNAATASKVKTLAEQFADAKASGPDEVTLTLTSANADLPVILATPQLVIVKDGTTDFSTGIGCGPYKLKTFKPGVSTVGVRNESYFKPGKPYLDEIELIGISDSAARLNALLSGDVHLINAIDPRSTQRVSSTPGYALKETKSGLYTDLIMRSDNPIVSSPDFVEGMKYLFDREQLRTSVFRGYSVIGNDQPIPPGHRYFNASLPQRAHDPDKAKFLLQKAGALGATLPPIYATSDANGSIEMAVLLQQAGQKIGLNLQVNRASPDGYWSNHWMKHPLTFGNINPRSSADVLFTQFFKSDAPWNESGWKNAKFDQLLLAARSETDDAKRKQMYGDMQVIVAQQGRVGIPAFISFLDGYDKRLAGLGSIPTGPMMGFTFAENVWWNA; encoded by the coding sequence ATGAGCGACGATATCGACAATGGCGGCAAGGGCGGCATCACGCGCCGCGACATGATGAAGGTCATGGCGGCGGGCGGCATGATGGCCGCCGGCGCCGGCGGACTGCTGATGACCCCCGGCGCTGCATTCGCCGCGCCCGCGCCGAAGCGCGGCGGCAAGATCCGGGTCGCGAACGAAGCCGGCTCGACGGCCGATACGCTCGACCCGGCCAAGGGCTCGACGGGCGCGGACTACACGCGTTTCTTCATGTTCTACAGCGGCCTCACGCAGCTCGATGCGAGCCTGACGCCGCAGATGAACCTCGCCGAATCGCTGCAGACGACCGATGCGAAGACGTGGATCATCAAGCTGCGCAAGGGCGTCACGTTCCACGACGGCAAGCCGGTCGGCCCGGCCGACGTGGTGTTCTCGCTGATGCGCCACAAGAACGCGGCCACCGCGTCGAAGGTCAAGACGCTTGCCGAACAGTTCGCGGACGCGAAGGCGAGCGGCCCGGACGAAGTCACGCTCACGCTCACCAGCGCGAACGCGGACCTGCCGGTGATCCTCGCGACGCCGCAGCTCGTGATCGTCAAGGACGGCACGACCGACTTCTCGACCGGCATCGGCTGCGGCCCGTACAAGCTGAAGACGTTCAAGCCGGGCGTGTCGACCGTCGGCGTGCGCAACGAGAGCTACTTCAAGCCGGGCAAGCCGTATCTCGACGAGATCGAGCTGATCGGCATCAGCGACAGCGCCGCGCGCCTGAACGCGCTGCTGTCGGGCGACGTGCACCTGATCAACGCGATCGACCCGCGCTCGACGCAGCGGGTCTCGTCGACGCCGGGCTACGCGCTGAAGGAGACCAAGTCGGGCCTCTATACCGACCTGATCATGCGCAGCGACAACCCGATCGTCTCGAGTCCCGATTTCGTCGAAGGGATGAAGTACCTGTTCGATCGCGAGCAACTGCGCACGTCGGTGTTCCGCGGCTACTCGGTGATCGGCAACGACCAGCCGATTCCGCCGGGGCACCGCTACTTCAACGCGTCGCTGCCGCAGCGGGCGCACGATCCGGACAAGGCGAAGTTCCTGCTCCAGAAGGCGGGCGCGCTTGGCGCCACGTTGCCGCCGATCTATGCGACGTCCGACGCGAACGGGTCGATCGAGATGGCCGTGCTGCTGCAGCAAGCCGGCCAGAAGATCGGGCTGAACCTGCAAGTCAACCGCGCGTCGCCCGACGGCTACTGGTCGAACCACTGGATGAAGCACCCGCTCACCTTCGGCAACATCAACCCGCGCTCGAGCGCCGACGTGCTGTTCACGCAGTTCTTCAAGTCGGATGCGCCGTGGAACGAGTCGGGCTGGAAGAACGCGAAGTTTGACCAGTTGCTGCTCGCCGCGCGTTCGGAAACCGACGACGCGAAGCGCAAGCAGATGTACGGCGACATGCAGGTGATCGTGGCGCAGCAGGGCCGGGTCGGCATTCCGGCGTTCATCAGCTTCCTCGACGGCTACGACAAGCGGCTCGCGGGCCTCGGCTCGATCCCCACCGGGCCGATGATGGGCTTCACGTTCGCCGAGAACGTGTGGTGGAACGCATGA
- a CDS encoding methyl-accepting chemotaxis protein: MKLSTKLLMLVAAALLGVVLLAALSLHTLRDALIDSRRDEIVILLTKAEHLVDSYRAMQTSGTLTQEQAQQQAKAALAALNANSKSYFWVTTSDGVNLVHPNAKFIGTRAKGNRTTSGLTDSEAYRAGMAQSHFALVDVLIKRSPDADLEPKLQGVVAIPDWDWWIGTGFFYDDINAAFARLAMVLGAVALVIAAALAAIAWGVLRSVRRTLGGEPAHATQIAARIAAGELDVQFDTAHAAPGSLLVALGDMKARLTDTIAEIQTTTHSIATGTGEIAQGNLDLSQRTEQQAASLQETAASMEQMTSTVKQNADNARQANALVAQAKDATELGGAAVQAVVETMRQISDGSVRIADITVVIESIAFQTNILALNAAVEAARAGEEGRGFAVVASEVRSLAQRSAAAAKDIKGLIDASVERAGSGSRLVETAGERMTEIVRSIDRVAGIMGEISAASAEQSTGIEQIGLAVAQMDEVTQQNAALVEQAAAAASSLDEQAARLRAAVSVFRLAA; the protein is encoded by the coding sequence ATGAAGTTGTCCACCAAACTGCTGATGCTCGTCGCCGCGGCGCTGCTCGGCGTCGTCCTGCTCGCCGCGTTGTCGCTGCATACGCTGCGCGACGCGCTGATCGACAGCCGGCGCGACGAGATCGTCATTCTGCTGACCAAGGCCGAGCATCTGGTCGATTCGTATCGCGCGATGCAGACCAGCGGCACGCTCACGCAGGAGCAGGCGCAGCAGCAGGCCAAGGCCGCGCTGGCGGCGCTCAACGCGAATTCGAAGAGCTACTTCTGGGTCACGACGTCCGACGGCGTCAACCTGGTCCACCCGAACGCGAAATTCATCGGCACGCGCGCGAAAGGCAACCGCACGACCAGCGGCCTGACCGACAGCGAGGCGTACCGCGCGGGCATGGCGCAGTCGCATTTCGCGCTCGTCGACGTGCTGATCAAGCGCAGCCCCGACGCGGACCTGGAGCCGAAGCTGCAGGGCGTGGTCGCGATTCCGGACTGGGACTGGTGGATCGGCACGGGATTTTTCTACGACGACATCAACGCGGCGTTTGCGCGGCTCGCGATGGTGCTCGGGGCCGTCGCGCTCGTCATCGCCGCGGCGCTCGCGGCCATCGCATGGGGCGTGCTGCGCAGCGTCAGGCGCACGCTCGGCGGCGAGCCCGCGCATGCGACGCAGATCGCCGCCCGCATCGCCGCCGGCGAACTGGACGTGCAGTTCGACACGGCGCATGCCGCGCCCGGCAGCCTGCTCGTCGCGCTCGGCGACATGAAGGCGCGGCTGACCGACACCATCGCCGAAATCCAGACCACGACCCATTCGATCGCCACCGGCACCGGCGAGATCGCCCAAGGCAACCTGGATCTGTCGCAGCGCACGGAGCAGCAGGCCGCGTCGCTGCAGGAAACGGCCGCGAGCATGGAGCAGATGACGTCCACGGTCAAACAGAATGCGGACAACGCGCGCCAGGCGAATGCGCTCGTGGCCCAGGCGAAGGATGCGACCGAGCTCGGCGGCGCCGCCGTGCAGGCGGTCGTCGAAACGATGCGGCAGATTTCGGACGGGTCGGTGCGGATCGCCGACATTACCGTCGTCATCGAAAGCATCGCGTTCCAGACCAACATTCTCGCGCTCAATGCCGCGGTGGAAGCCGCGCGGGCGGGTGAGGAGGGGCGCGGGTTCGCCGTCGTCGCATCGGAAGTCCGCTCGCTCGCGCAACGCAGCGCCGCAGCCGCGAAGGACATCAAGGGATTGATCGACGCGTCGGTCGAGCGGGCCGGCAGCGGCAGCCGGCTCGTCGAGACGGCCGGCGAGCGCATGACGGAGATCGTCCGGTCGATCGACCGGGTGGCCGGCATCATGGGCGAGATTTCGGCGGCATCGGCCGAGCAGAGCACCGGCATCGAACAGATCGGGCTGGCGGTCGCGCAAATGGACGAAGTCACCCAGCAGAACGCCGCGCTCGTCGAGCAGGCGGCTGCGGCCGCGTCGTCGCTGGACGAGCAGGCGGCGCGCCTGCGGGCCGCCGTATCGGTCTTCCGGCTCGCTGCGTGA
- a CDS encoding haloacid dehalogenase type II, with protein sequence MIQFEPKYITFDCYGTLTHFRMAETAREIYADRLSPATMEAFVRAFAAYRLDEVLGAWKPYRDVVVNAVRRTCARVGVPFDEAEAELFYHAVPTWGPHPDVPAGLSRLASKYKLVILSNAMDEQIMSNVDKLGAPFHAVFTAQQAQSYKPRMQGFEYMFDKLGCKPEDVLHVSSSLRYDLMTAEDLGIRHKAFVNRGHEPGTPFYNYYEVSDIGQLATQLGL encoded by the coding sequence ATGATCCAGTTTGAACCGAAGTACATCACCTTCGACTGCTACGGCACGCTGACCCATTTCCGGATGGCCGAGACGGCGCGCGAAATCTATGCGGACCGGCTGTCGCCGGCGACGATGGAGGCCTTCGTGCGCGCGTTCGCCGCCTACCGGCTCGACGAGGTGCTGGGCGCATGGAAGCCGTATCGCGACGTGGTCGTCAACGCGGTTCGCCGCACCTGCGCACGGGTCGGTGTGCCGTTCGACGAAGCCGAGGCCGAGCTTTTCTATCATGCGGTGCCGACGTGGGGCCCGCATCCGGACGTGCCGGCCGGGCTGTCGCGGCTGGCGTCGAAGTACAAGCTGGTGATCCTGTCGAACGCGATGGACGAGCAGATCATGAGCAACGTCGACAAGCTCGGCGCGCCGTTCCATGCGGTGTTCACCGCGCAGCAGGCGCAATCGTACAAGCCGCGGATGCAGGGCTTCGAATACATGTTCGACAAGCTCGGCTGCAAGCCCGAGGACGTGCTGCACGTGTCGTCGAGCCTGCGCTACGACCTGATGACGGCCGAGGATCTCGGGATCAGGCACAAGGCCTTCGTGAACCGCGGCCACGAGCCGGGCACGCCGTTCTACAACTATTACGAAGTGTCGGACATCGGCCAGCTCGCGACGCAACTCGGGCTGTAA
- a CDS encoding GNAT family N-acetyltransferase yields MSDLNPSRTLTYRPFAESDLPAAHRLSEAVKWPHRLEDWRFVLQLGGGFVAEDETGVVGTALGWRLGEAHAALGMLIVSPERAGGGIDRELLARALDSFGTRTVFLHAMPEREPLYAAFGFEPIDTIDQHQGAAFRPPLISLPPGERLRPLGTNDGPRLAALATRAAGYERGAVTDALLDVANGIALDRDGELLGFALFRRFGRGHVIGPVIAPDARRAQALISHWLALNEGMFVRLDLPSDSGLSDWLEGLGLPRVDTVVAMARGDVPVGDPALRAFAIVSQALG; encoded by the coding sequence GTGTCCGACCTCAACCCTTCCCGCACGCTCACCTACCGCCCGTTCGCCGAAAGCGACCTGCCCGCCGCCCATCGGCTGTCGGAGGCGGTCAAGTGGCCGCACCGGCTCGAGGACTGGCGCTTCGTGCTCCAGCTCGGCGGCGGCTTCGTGGCCGAAGACGAGACCGGCGTCGTGGGTACCGCGCTCGGCTGGCGTCTCGGCGAAGCGCACGCGGCGCTCGGCATGCTGATCGTGTCGCCCGAGCGCGCGGGCGGCGGGATCGACCGCGAGCTGCTCGCCCGTGCGCTCGACAGCTTCGGCACGCGCACCGTCTTTCTGCATGCGATGCCGGAACGCGAGCCGCTGTACGCGGCGTTCGGATTCGAGCCGATCGATACGATCGACCAGCACCAGGGCGCGGCGTTCCGGCCGCCGCTGATCTCGCTGCCGCCCGGCGAGCGCCTGCGCCCGCTCGGCACCAACGACGGGCCGCGCCTCGCCGCGCTCGCCACGCGTGCGGCCGGCTACGAACGCGGCGCGGTGACCGACGCGCTGCTCGACGTCGCGAACGGCATCGCGCTCGATCGCGACGGCGAGCTGCTCGGCTTCGCGCTGTTCCGCCGCTTCGGCCGCGGCCATGTGATCGGCCCGGTGATCGCGCCGGATGCGCGGCGCGCGCAGGCGCTGATCAGCCACTGGCTCGCGCTGAACGAAGGGATGTTCGTGCGGCTCGACTTGCCCAGCGACAGCGGGCTGTCCGACTGGCTGGAGGGCCTCGGGCTGCCGCGCGTCGATACCGTCGTCGCGATGGCGCGCGGCGACGTGCCGGTGGGCGACCCGGCGCTGCGCGCGTTCGCGATCGTGAGCCAGGCGCTCGGCTGA
- a CDS encoding 2-hydroxyacid dehydrogenase — translation MSFLYKADPVRGAQWAARFAQRAPDLPFRIWPDIGDAAAVRYLAAWQPPDDPAALLPNLEVVFSVGAGIDQFDLSRVPAHIPVVRMIEPGIVEGMVEYVTQAVLTIHRDLFDYAAQQREQVWHEKPVRAAASRRIGVLGLGTLGQAVLDTLRRFGFPCAGWSRTPRTLDGIDCYAGDAALDTFLARTDILICLLPLTDDTRGLLGARVFDALPAGASLVQVGRGPQLDAAALLAALASGRVDNAILDVTDPEPLPAGHPFWAHPRIRITPHIASATRPDTAVDAVLANLARHRAGQPMIGVVDRARGY, via the coding sequence ATGAGCTTCCTGTACAAGGCCGACCCCGTGCGCGGCGCGCAGTGGGCTGCGCGCTTCGCGCAACGCGCGCCCGATCTGCCGTTCCGGATCTGGCCGGACATCGGCGATGCCGCGGCCGTTCGCTACCTCGCCGCCTGGCAGCCGCCGGACGACCCGGCCGCGCTGCTGCCGAATCTCGAAGTCGTGTTCTCCGTCGGCGCCGGCATCGACCAGTTCGACCTGTCGCGCGTGCCCGCGCACATCCCGGTCGTGCGGATGATCGAGCCGGGCATCGTCGAAGGGATGGTCGAATACGTGACGCAGGCCGTGCTGACGATCCATCGCGACCTGTTCGACTATGCCGCGCAGCAGCGCGAGCAGGTGTGGCACGAGAAGCCGGTGCGCGCGGCCGCGTCGCGGCGTATCGGCGTGCTCGGCCTCGGCACGCTCGGCCAGGCCGTGCTCGACACGCTGCGGCGCTTCGGTTTCCCGTGCGCCGGCTGGAGCCGCACGCCGCGCACGCTCGACGGCATCGACTGCTACGCGGGCGATGCGGCACTCGACACATTCCTGGCGCGCACCGACATCCTGATCTGCCTGCTGCCGCTCACCGACGACACACGCGGCCTGCTCGGCGCGCGCGTGTTCGACGCGTTGCCGGCCGGCGCGTCGCTCGTGCAAGTGGGGCGCGGGCCGCAACTGGATGCAGCCGCGCTGCTCGCGGCGCTCGCGAGCGGCCGCGTCGACAACGCGATCCTCGACGTGACGGACCCCGAACCGTTGCCGGCCGGCCATCCGTTCTGGGCCCATCCGCGCATCCGCATCACGCCGCACATCGCGAGCGCGACGCGCCCCGACACCGCGGTCGATGCGGTGCTCGCGAACCTCGCCCGCCATCGCGCGGGACAGCCGATGATCGGCGTCGTCGATCGCGCGCGCGGCTACTGA
- a CDS encoding aspartate aminotransferase family protein has product MNQAALIEADRQHLIHPVVNYRTHEARGVTVLESAQGVFLRDAAGHTLLDAFSGLWCVNVGYGRDSIVKAAADQMARLPYATGYFHFGSQPAIELAERLAALAPPSLNRVYFTLGGSDAVDSAIRFITHYFNATGRPSKKHMIALERGYHGSSSIGAGLTALPAFHRHFDLPRADQHHIPSPYPYRNPLGNDPQALIAASVAALEAKVAELGADNVAAFFCEPVQGSGGVIVPPAGWLKAMRDACRRLGILFVADEVITGFGRTGPLFACEAEQVDPDLMTVAKGLTAGYAPMGAVLMSDEIYEGIAGSRTESAAVGHGHTYSAHPVSAAIGLEVLKLYHEGGLLANGQAMAPRFAAGLDALRAHPLVGDARSVGLLGALELVTDKAHKTRFDPALNVPDKIAAAAYANGIIFRAFGDGVLGFAPALSFTAGEFDLLFERVRKTLDDVLADAGVQRALDAAHAQPA; this is encoded by the coding sequence ATGAACCAAGCCGCGCTGATCGAAGCTGATCGTCAACACCTGATCCACCCCGTCGTCAATTACCGTACGCACGAGGCGCGCGGCGTCACCGTGCTCGAATCCGCTCAAGGCGTATTCCTGCGCGATGCCGCCGGCCATACGCTGCTCGACGCGTTCTCGGGCCTGTGGTGCGTGAACGTCGGCTACGGCCGCGACAGCATCGTGAAAGCCGCCGCCGACCAGATGGCCAGGCTGCCGTACGCAACCGGCTATTTCCATTTCGGCTCGCAGCCGGCGATCGAGCTTGCCGAGCGGCTCGCCGCGCTCGCGCCGCCGTCGCTGAACCGCGTGTACTTCACGCTTGGCGGCTCGGACGCGGTCGACTCCGCGATCCGTTTCATCACGCACTATTTCAACGCAACCGGCCGCCCGTCGAAAAAGCACATGATCGCGCTGGAACGCGGCTATCACGGCTCGTCGTCGATCGGCGCCGGCCTCACCGCGCTGCCGGCGTTCCATCGCCATTTCGACCTGCCGCGTGCGGACCAGCACCATATTCCGTCGCCGTACCCGTACCGCAACCCGCTCGGCAACGATCCGCAGGCGCTGATCGCCGCGTCGGTCGCCGCGCTCGAAGCGAAGGTCGCTGAACTCGGCGCGGACAACGTCGCCGCGTTTTTCTGCGAGCCCGTGCAGGGCTCCGGCGGCGTGATCGTGCCGCCGGCCGGCTGGCTGAAGGCGATGCGCGACGCGTGCCGGCGCCTCGGCATCCTGTTCGTCGCCGACGAGGTGATCACCGGCTTCGGCCGCACGGGCCCGCTGTTCGCCTGCGAAGCCGAACAGGTCGATCCGGACCTGATGACCGTCGCGAAGGGGCTGACCGCCGGCTATGCGCCGATGGGCGCGGTGCTGATGTCCGACGAGATCTACGAAGGGATCGCGGGCAGCCGCACCGAGTCGGCCGCGGTCGGCCACGGGCATACGTATTCCGCGCATCCGGTGAGCGCGGCGATCGGCCTCGAGGTGCTGAAGCTCTATCACGAAGGCGGGCTGCTCGCGAACGGCCAGGCGATGGCGCCCCGCTTTGCCGCGGGCCTCGACGCGCTGCGCGCGCATCCGCTCGTCGGCGACGCACGCTCGGTCGGCCTGCTCGGCGCGCTCGAACTGGTCACCGACAAGGCGCACAAGACGCGCTTCGATCCGGCACTGAACGTGCCCGACAAGATCGCGGCGGCCGCCTATGCGAACGGCATCATCTTCCGCGCGTTCGGCGACGGCGTGCTCGGCTTCGCGCCGGCGCTGAGCTTCACCGCGGGCGAGTTCGACCTGCTGTTCGAACGCGTGCGCAAGACGCTCGACGACGTGCTGGCCGATGCGGGCGTGCAGCGCGCGCTCGATGCCGCGCACGCGCAGCCGGCCTGA
- a CDS encoding Lrp/AsnC family transcriptional regulator, translating into MTDSKLDRIDLRILSQLQKRGRMTNVELADAVGLSPSPCLIRVKRLEKAGYIGGYGAHIQLEKLGDVQVVFTEVTLADHRREDFDRFVAAIRNVDEIVECHLASGGYDYLLKFITRSVSHYQTIVEGLLEQNIGIEKYFSYVIIKSPFVKRHYPLESLFGERH; encoded by the coding sequence ATGACGGACAGCAAGCTGGATCGCATCGACCTGCGCATCCTCTCCCAGTTGCAGAAGCGCGGCCGCATGACCAACGTCGAACTGGCCGACGCGGTCGGGCTGTCGCCAAGTCCATGCCTGATCCGCGTGAAGCGGCTCGAGAAGGCCGGCTACATCGGCGGCTACGGCGCGCACATTCAGCTCGAGAAACTCGGCGACGTGCAGGTCGTGTTCACCGAAGTCACGCTGGCCGACCATCGACGCGAGGATTTCGACCGCTTCGTCGCGGCGATCCGCAACGTCGACGAGATCGTCGAATGCCACCTCGCGAGCGGCGGCTACGACTATCTGCTGAAGTTCATCACGCGCAGCGTGAGCCATTACCAGACGATCGTCGAAGGGCTGCTCGAGCAGAACATCGGCATCGAGAAGTATTTCAGTTACGTGATCATCAAGTCGCCGTTCGTCAAACGGCACTACCCGCTCGAATCGCTGTTCGGCGAACGTCACTGA
- a CDS encoding NAD-dependent succinate-semialdehyde dehydrogenase — protein MPLSLTRTELLRSANLIDGTWRDAHDGSRFAVTDPARLDTVAHAPDSGAADARAATDAAVRALPAWRATPARDRAAILRAWHAAIVANTDDLAKLMSREQGKPLAEARGEVAYGASYVLWFAEEATRTYGDIIPQQQRGKRLSAVKEPIGVVAAITPWNFPLAMIARKIAPALAAGCTVVAKPAEDTPLTALALAFLAQEAGVPAGVLNLITASRERGIDAAADWLADSRVRKITFTGSTAVGKLLARDSAATLKKLSLELGGNAPFIVFDDAELDAAVDGLMAAKFRNGGQTCVSPNRIYVQAGVYDAFAAKLAARVAALKVAPATDPAAQIGPMINARAVDKIARHVGDAVERGARVLTGGKRLTELGPNFYAPTVLADASADMQLTCEETFGPVAPLFRFDTEDDAVDAANDTPFGLAAYFYTQDVRRIARVSARLETGIVGINEGALASEAAPFGGVKESGYGREGSRYGLDDYLSIKYLCQGGLD, from the coding sequence ATGCCGCTTTCGCTGACCCGCACCGAACTCCTGCGCTCCGCCAACCTGATCGACGGCACGTGGCGCGACGCGCACGACGGCAGCCGTTTCGCCGTGACCGATCCGGCACGGCTCGACACCGTTGCCCATGCACCCGACAGCGGCGCCGCCGACGCGCGCGCGGCAACCGATGCGGCGGTACGCGCACTGCCCGCGTGGCGCGCGACGCCCGCTCGCGACCGCGCGGCGATCCTGCGAGCATGGCACGCGGCGATCGTCGCGAATACCGACGATCTCGCGAAGCTGATGTCGCGAGAACAGGGCAAGCCGCTCGCGGAAGCGCGCGGTGAAGTCGCGTACGGCGCGTCGTACGTACTGTGGTTCGCCGAGGAAGCGACGCGCACGTACGGCGACATCATTCCGCAGCAGCAGCGCGGCAAGCGGCTGAGTGCGGTGAAGGAGCCGATCGGCGTCGTCGCGGCGATCACGCCGTGGAACTTCCCGCTCGCGATGATCGCGCGCAAGATCGCGCCGGCGCTCGCGGCCGGCTGCACGGTCGTCGCGAAGCCCGCGGAGGATACGCCGCTCACCGCGCTCGCGCTCGCGTTCCTCGCGCAGGAAGCCGGCGTGCCGGCGGGCGTGCTGAACCTGATCACGGCGTCGCGCGAGCGCGGCATCGACGCGGCCGCCGACTGGCTTGCCGACAGCCGCGTGCGCAAGATCACCTTCACCGGCTCGACGGCCGTCGGCAAGCTGCTCGCGCGCGATTCGGCCGCGACGCTGAAGAAGCTTTCGCTCGAGTTGGGCGGCAATGCGCCGTTCATCGTGTTCGACGATGCCGAGCTCGATGCCGCGGTCGACGGGCTGATGGCCGCGAAGTTCCGCAATGGCGGGCAGACGTGCGTATCGCCGAACCGCATCTACGTGCAGGCCGGCGTGTACGACGCGTTCGCCGCGAAGCTCGCGGCGCGCGTCGCCGCGCTGAAGGTCGCGCCGGCGACCGACCCGGCCGCGCAGATCGGCCCGATGATCAACGCGCGGGCGGTCGACAAGATCGCGCGGCACGTCGGCGATGCCGTCGAGCGCGGCGCGCGCGTGCTGACGGGCGGCAAGCGCCTCACCGAGCTGGGCCCGAACTTCTACGCGCCGACGGTGCTCGCCGACGCGAGCGCCGACATGCAGCTCACGTGCGAGGAAACGTTCGGCCCGGTGGCGCCGCTGTTCCGGTTCGACACCGAGGACGACGCCGTCGACGCCGCGAACGACACGCCGTTCGGCCTCGCCGCGTATTTCTACACGCAGGACGTGCGGCGCATCGCGCGCGTGTCGGCGCGGCTCGAAACCGGCATCGTCGGGATCAACGAAG